In the Rubrivivax gelatinosus IL144 genome, CCGGCTGGCGGCGCTGACGATGCTGGGCGTCGTCGGCCTGGCGCTGTGCATCACCTTCGCCTGGTTCTCGGCGCCCGACCTGGCGCTGACGCAGCTGGCGGTGGAGGTCGTCACCGTCGTGCTCTTCCTGCTCGGCCTGCGCTGGCTGCCCAAGCGCCTGCAGGACGAGGCCCCGGGCACCGGCGCCCGCGCGCGCTGGCGCCGGCGGCGCGACTTCGTCATCGCGCTGGCCATCGGCACCGGGCTGGCGGCGCTGTCCTTCGCGCTGCTGACGCGCCACGCCCCGCTCAGCATCTCGCCGTACTACCTGGAGAACGCCAAGCCGCTGGGCGGCGGCACCAACGTCGTCAACGTGATGCTGGTCGACTTCCGCGCCTTCGACACGCTGGGCGAGATCACGGTGCTGGGCATCGTCGGCATCACGGTCTACGCGCTGCTCAGGCGCTTCCGCCCGCCGCGCGAGGTGATCCACCGGCCGACGCAGCAGCAGCTCGTCGCGCCCGACGGCCCCAGCGACCTGGCCGAAGACAGCGACGGCGGCGTCGCCGCGCAGCGCTACCTGGAAGTGCCGGCGGTGCTGGTGCGGCTGCTGCTGCCGGTGGCCGGGGTCTTCGCCGTGCACCTGTTCCTGCGCGGCCACGACGAACCCGGCGGCGGTTTCGTCGCCGGGCTGGTGGTGTCGATCGCCTTCATCGCCCAGTACATGGTCTCGGGCACGCGCTGGGTGGAAGAGCGCATGGCGCTGCAGCCCCCGCGATGGATCGCCGTCGGCCTGCTCGTGGCGCTGGCCACCGGGCTGGGCTCGCTGTGGTTCGGCTACCCCTTCCTGACGACGCACACCGCGCATCTGGCGCTGCCCGGGCTGGGCACGCTGCACCTGCCCAGCGCGACGCTGTTCGACCTCGGCGTCTTCGCCGTCGTCGTCGGCTCGACGCTGCTGCTGCTGACGGCGCTGGCCCACCAGTCGCTGCGCGCGCAGCGCCGCCCCGGTGCGGCGCGGGAGGAGGCCTGATGGAAGTCGTCGTCTCGATCGCCATCGGCGTGCTCGGCGGCGCCGGCGTCTGGCTGCTGCTCAGGCCGCGGACCTTCCAGGTGCTGATCGGCCTGTCGCTGCTGTCCTACGCGGTGAACCTGTTCATCTTCAGCGTCGGCAGCCTGGCCGTGAACCGCGAGCCCATCGTCGTGCCCGGCGTCGTGCCCGACCTGCTGAACTACACCGACCCGTTGCCGCAGTCGCTGGTGCTCACCGCCATCGTCATCGGCTTCGCGACGACGGCGCTGTTCCTCGTCGTGCTGCTGGCGCTGCGCGGCCTGTCGGGCGGCGACCACGTCGACGGCCAGGAGGAAGGCTGATGACGGCCGCCGACCTGATCGTCGCCCCGGTGCTGCTGCCGCTGGCCACCGCCGCCGGCATGCTGCTGCTGGGCGAGCAGCGCCGCGGCATCAAGTCCGTGGTCAACACGCTGTCCACCGCCGCCGGCCTGGCCATCGCGATCTTCCTGCTGCTGCAGGTGCACGGCCAGGACGCGCCTTCGGCCTACGCCGTCTACCTGCCGGGCAACTGGCCGGTGCCCTACGGCATCGTGCTCGTCGTCGACCGGCTCTCGGCGCTGATGATGGTGCTGGCCGGCAGCGTGGCCCTGGCCTCGCTGCTGTTCGCGCTGGCGCGCTGGCACCGCGCGGGGGTGTATTTCCACGTGCTCTTCCAGCTGCAGCTGATGGGGCTGTACGGCGCCTTCCTGACGGCCGACCTGTTCAACCTCTTCGTCTTCTTCGAGGTGCTGCTGGCCGCCAGCTACGCGCTGCTGCTGCACGGCGGCGGCCCCGAGCGCGTGCGTGCCGGGCTGCACTACATCGCGATCAACCTGTTCGCCTCACTGCTGTTCCTGATCGGCGTGGCCGTGCTCTACGGCGTCACCGGCACGCTGAACATGGCCGACATCGCGCGCAAGCTGCCGCTGGTGGCCGAGTCCGACCGCGGCCTGCTGCTGGCCGGCGCCTCGCTGCTGGGCGTGGCCTTCCTCGCCAAGGCGGCGCTGTGGCCGCTGAACTTCTGGCTGCCCCCGGCCTACGCCGCGGCCGGCGCGCCGTCGGCGGCGGTGTTCGCGATCCTCACCAAGGTCGGCGTCTACGCCGTGCTGCGGCTGTGGACGCTGTGTTTCCCCGAGAGCGCCGGCCCCTCGGCCTTCTACGGCGCCGAGCTGCTGGCCTGGGGCGGCATCGCGACGCTGGCCTACGGCTCGGTGGGCATGCTGGCCTCGCAGCAGCCGGCGCGGCTGGCCGGCTACAGCGTCATCGCCTCGTCGGGCACGCTGATCGCGGCCATCGGCCTGCACGAGCCGACGCTGGCCGCCGGCGCGCTGTACTACCTGGCGAGCTCGACGCTGGCCGGCGCGGCGATGTTCCTGCTCGTCGAGCTGCTCGAACGTGCACGCGAGGTCGAGACCGCGCCACCGCAGGCCGACTCCGGCGACGAGGAACTGCCCGACTTCATCGACACCGCGCCGCCGGCCATCGTCAACCTCGACGACGACGAGGAGGCGCTGATCGGCCGCGCGATCCCGGCCGCGCTGGCCTTCATCGGCGTGGCCTTCGGCATCTGCGGCCTGGCGCTGTCGGGGCTGCCGCCGCTGTCGGGCTTCGTCGGCAAGCTGGCGATGCTGTCGGCGCTGCTGCCGCGCCGCGACCTCGCGGCCTGGGTGTTCTTCGCCATGCTGATCCTCTCCGGGCTGATGGCCGCCACGGCGCTGGTGCGCATCGGCATCCGCCACTTCTGGACCTCGGGCGACCGGCCGGCGCCGACGCTGCGCATCGTCGAAGGCCTGCCGGTGGCCGGGCTGCTGGCGGCGCTGGTGACGCTGGTCGTGCTCGGCGAGCCGATGCTCGAGTACACCCGCGCGACGACCGAGGCGCTGCAGTCGCCCACGCTCTACATCGACGCCGTGCTGCGCGCCGAGCCGCTGCCGGCCCCGACGCTGGAGGCCGCACGATGAAGCGCCTGCTGCCCGCGCCGCTGCTGTCGGCCGGCCTGTTCGTCATGTGGCTGATGCTGCGGCCCACGTTCACGCCCGGCTCGCTGCTGCTGGGCGCGCTGCTGGCGCTGGTGATGCCGCCGCTGATGTCGCCGCTGCGCCCGGCCGCCGGCCCGGTGCGCCGGCCGCTGGCGGTGGCGCGCCTGGTGGCCAACGTCGGCGTCGACGTCGTGCTGTCGGCGCTGGACGTCGCGCGCGGCGTGCTGTCGGCGCGCCGCCGGCCGCCGCACGGGAGCTTCGTCGTCGTGCCGCTGGAACTGCGCGACGTGCACGCGCTGGCGGCGCTGGCGATGATCACCACCGTCGTGCCGGGCACGATCTGGTGCGAACTCGCGCCCGACCGCAGCGCGCTGCGCCTGCACGTGTTCGACCTCGTCGGCGAAGCCGAGTTCGTGGCGCACTTCAAGCAGCGTTACGAACGCCCGCTCAAGGAGATCTTCGAATGACGCCGCTGCTCGCCTGGTCCATCGCCGGGACGCTGGCGCTGTACGCGCTGGCGATGGCCATCGGCCTGGCGCGCCTGATGCGCGGGCCGAGCGCGCAGGACCGCGTGCTCGCGCTGGACTTCATCTACGTCGTCGGCATGCTGATGATGCTGGCGCTGGCCGTGCTCTACGACAGCCGCATGTACTTCGAAGGCGCGCTGCTGATGGTGCTGTTCGGCTTCGTCGGCTCGGTGGCGATGGCCAAGTTCCTGCTGCGCGGGGAGGCCATCGAATGAACATCGTCTGGACCGAAGTCGTCGTCGCGGCGCTGCTGCTGGCCTCCGGCGGCATCGTGCTGACCGCGGCGCTGGGGCTGTGGCGGCTGCCGGACTTCTTCGCCCGCATGCACGCGCCGGCGCTGGCCTCGACGCTGGCCACCTGGCTGGTCGGCGCGGCGACCATCGTGCACTTCAGCATCCGCGAGGGGCAGCTGTCGCTGCACGTCTGGCTGGCGGTGGTGCTGCTGTCGATCACCGCGCCGGTGACGACGATGGTGCTGGCGCGCGCGGCGCTGTTCCGCCGCCGCCATGCCGGCGACGACCTGCCGCCGCCGCTGGCCGGCGAGCGG is a window encoding:
- a CDS encoding Na+/H+ antiporter subunit C translates to MEVVVSIAIGVLGGAGVWLLLRPRTFQVLIGLSLLSYAVNLFIFSVGSLAVNREPIVVPGVVPDLLNYTDPLPQSLVLTAIVIGFATTALFLVVLLALRGLSGGDHVDGQEEG
- a CDS encoding monovalent cation/H+ antiporter subunit D; its protein translation is MTAADLIVAPVLLPLATAAGMLLLGEQRRGIKSVVNTLSTAAGLAIAIFLLLQVHGQDAPSAYAVYLPGNWPVPYGIVLVVDRLSALMMVLAGSVALASLLFALARWHRAGVYFHVLFQLQLMGLYGAFLTADLFNLFVFFEVLLAASYALLLHGGGPERVRAGLHYIAINLFASLLFLIGVAVLYGVTGTLNMADIARKLPLVAESDRGLLLAGASLLGVAFLAKAALWPLNFWLPPAYAAAGAPSAAVFAILTKVGVYAVLRLWTLCFPESAGPSAFYGAELLAWGGIATLAYGSVGMLASQQPARLAGYSVIASSGTLIAAIGLHEPTLAAGALYYLASSTLAGAAMFLLVELLERAREVETAPPQADSGDEELPDFIDTAPPAIVNLDDDEEALIGRAIPAALAFIGVAFGICGLALSGLPPLSGFVGKLAMLSALLPRRDLAAWVFFAMLILSGLMAATALVRIGIRHFWTSGDRPAPTLRIVEGLPVAGLLAALVTLVVLGEPMLEYTRATTEALQSPTLYIDAVLRAEPLPAPTLEAAR
- a CDS encoding Na+/H+ antiporter subunit E; its protein translation is MKRLLPAPLLSAGLFVMWLMLRPTFTPGSLLLGALLALVMPPLMSPLRPAAGPVRRPLAVARLVANVGVDVVLSALDVARGVLSARRRPPHGSFVVVPLELRDVHALAALAMITTVVPGTIWCELAPDRSALRLHVFDLVGEAEFVAHFKQRYERPLKEIFE
- a CDS encoding K+/H+ antiporter subunit F; the encoded protein is MTPLLAWSIAGTLALYALAMAIGLARLMRGPSAQDRVLALDFIYVVGMLMMLALAVLYDSRMYFEGALLMVLFGFVGSVAMAKFLLRGEAIE
- the mnhG gene encoding monovalent cation/H(+) antiporter subunit G, translating into MNIVWTEVVVAALLLASGGIVLTAALGLWRLPDFFARMHAPALASTLATWLVGAATIVHFSIREGQLSLHVWLAVVLLSITAPVTTMVLARAALFRRRHAGDDLPPPLAGERPRQPRDLDAADD